The following DNA comes from Micromonospora chokoriensis.
CTCGCCGTGGACGAGCTACGCGCCGCTGGGGTCACCCCGGTCCGGCCGCTGATGCTGGGCGCGTTCGTGGAGGAGGAGGGTGCGCGCTTCGGCGTACCCTGCCTGGGGTCGCGGCTGCTCACCGGGGCGCTGCCGCCCGACCGCGCGGCCGGCCTGCGCGACGCGGCCGGGGTGAGCTTCGCCGACGCGCTCGGCGACCGGCCGGCGGGCGCCCGCCCGGAGGTGCTGGGCCGGATCGGCGTCTTCGTCGAACTGCACGTCGAGCAGGGCCGCGCGCTCGTCGACGCCGACGCGCCGGTCGCGGTGGCCAGCGCGATCTGGCCGCACGGCCGGTGGCGCTTCGACGTGGTCGGGGAGGGCAACCACGCGGGTACCACAGTCATGGCCGACCGCCGTGACCCGATGCTCACCTACGCGTTCACCGTGCTGGCGGCCAACAAGGAGGCCCGGCTGCGCGGCGCGCACGCCACGGTGGGTCGGGTCGCCGTCGAACCCAACGCCACCAACGCCATCCCGTCGAAGGTGACGGGTTGGCTGGACGCCCGGGCCGCCGACCAGGAGACGCTCGCCGGCCTGGTCGACGCGGTACGCGGCAAGCTCGCCGAACGGGCCCGCCGCGACGGCACGGCGGTGACCGTCACCGAGGAGTCGGCCACCGAGCTGGTCGCCTTCGACGGTGGGCTGGCCAAGCGCCTCGCCACGCTGCTGGACGCGCCGGTGCTGCCCACCGGCGCGGGGCACGACGCCGGGGTGCTCGCCGGGCACCTGCCCACCGCGATGCTCTTCGTGCGCAACCCGACCGGGGTGTCGCACTCCCCCGCCGAGTCCGCGACCGACGACGACTGCGCCGCCGGGGTGCGGGCGCTGGCCCGGGTGCTGGAGGAGCTGACATGCCGGTAGGCGAGGTACGGCGGCTCCGACACGGCGGGGGTCGACACCTGGTGGTGTCGTCCTATGGAGCTGATGTCGCAAACGAATCAGACCGACGCGCGGCACCGACGCCCGGACCGGCACCCACGCGCGGACCGGCACCCACGCCCGCGCTGGCACCCACGCCCGCGCTGGCACCGACGTCCGCACTGGCGGTGCCGCCCGCACTGGCACCGACGTCCGCACTGGCGGTGCCGCTGCCGCCCGCGTTGACACCGACGCCCGCGTTGGCGCTGCCGCCCGCATTGATGTCGCAGACGATTCAGCTCCAAAGGAGGCGAGCGGCATGACCACCACCCGCTGGCTGGCGGAGTACGCCTGGCTGCCCGAGCACGCCGAGCCCACGCCCGACGTGCTGATCGAGGTCGCCGAGGGCCGGATCACCGCGGTGACGCCGCTGCTGGGAGCGCACGGGCCGGACGCCGGGGTCGATGTGTACGCCGACGCCGTGCCACTGCCCGGCCTGACCCTGCCCGGCCTGGCCAACGTGCACTCGCACGCCTTCCACCGCGCGCTGCGGGGGCGTACCCACGGTGGTCGGGGTGACTTCTGGACCTGGCGAAACCAGATGTACGGCGTCGCGGACCGCCTGGACCCGGACACGTACCTGGCCCTGGCCCGCGCGGTGTACGCGGAGATGGCGCTCGCCGGGGTCACCTGCGTGGGCGAGTTCCACTACCTGCACCACCGGCCCGACGGCGGCGCGTACGACGACCCGAACGAGATGGGCGCGGCGCTGGTCGAGGCCGCTGCACACGCCGGGATCCGGCTCACCCTGCTGGACACCTGCTATCTGACCTCCACCGTGGACGGTCAGGCCCTCGCCGGCCCGCAGCGGCGCTTCGGCGACGGGGACGCCTCCCGCTGGGCGCAGCGGGCGGGAGCGTTCCAGCCGACGGACGCTCACGTCCGCGTCGGCGCTGCCGTGCACTCGGTGCGGGCGGTCCCGGCCGACCAGCTTGCCACCGTCGCCGAGTGGGCCGCGGAGCGGCAGGCACCGCTGCACGTACACCTCTCCGAACAGCCCGCCGAGAACGACGAGTGCCGGGCCGTGCACGGGCGCTCGCCCACCGCGCTGCTCGCCGAGCACGGCGTGCTCGGGCCGAACACCACAGCCGTGCACACCACCCACCCGACCAGCGCCGACCTGACCCTGCTCGCCGACAGTCGGACCGGGGTCTGCCTCTGCCCGACCACCGAGCGGGACCTCGCCGACGGCATCGGGCCGGCCCGGCTGATGGCCGAGGCGGGGATCCGGCTGAGCCTCGGCAGCGACAGTCACGCCGTCATCGACCTGTTCGAGGAAGCCCGGGCGGTGGAGTTGAACGAGCGGCTGCGCACCCGTCGACGCGGCCACTTCACACCGGTGGACCTGGTGACGGCGGCCAGCTCCGCCGGGCACGCCGCGCTGGGCTGGGCCGACGCCGGGAGGATCGCCGTCGGCGCGCGCGCCGACCTGGTCACGGTACGGCTGGACAGCGCCCGTACCGCCGGGGTGCCGCCGGTGGGCGCGTTCTTCGCCGCCACCGCCGCCGACGTCGAACAGGTCATGGTGGACGGTCGGCTGGTGGTGGCCGAGGGCCGACACCTGAGCGTCGACGTGCCAGCCGAGTTGTCGGCGGCCGTCGAGGCGGTGACGCCCTCGTGAGCAGTCTGCTCGTCGACAACATCGGTGAGTTGGTCACCAACGGTGCCGGCGAGGGTCCGCTGGGCATCCGCCGCGACGCGGCCGTGCTGGTCGAAGAGGGCCGGGTGGTCTGGGTCGGACCGTCCGGGTACGCGCCGGCCGCCGACCGGAGGTTCGACGCCGGTGGGGCGGCGGTGCTGCCCGGTTTCGTGGACAGCCACGCCCACCTGGTCTTCGCCGGGGACCGCGCCGCCGAGTTCGCCGCCCG
Coding sequences within:
- a CDS encoding formimidoylglutamate deiminase — translated: MTTTRWLAEYAWLPEHAEPTPDVLIEVAEGRITAVTPLLGAHGPDAGVDVYADAVPLPGLTLPGLANVHSHAFHRALRGRTHGGRGDFWTWRNQMYGVADRLDPDTYLALARAVYAEMALAGVTCVGEFHYLHHRPDGGAYDDPNEMGAALVEAAAHAGIRLTLLDTCYLTSTVDGQALAGPQRRFGDGDASRWAQRAGAFQPTDAHVRVGAAVHSVRAVPADQLATVAEWAAERQAPLHVHLSEQPAENDECRAVHGRSPTALLAEHGVLGPNTTAVHTTHPTSADLTLLADSRTGVCLCPTTERDLADGIGPARLMAEAGIRLSLGSDSHAVIDLFEEARAVELNERLRTRRRGHFTPVDLVTAASSAGHAALGWADAGRIAVGARADLVTVRLDSARTAGVPPVGAFFAATAADVEQVMVDGRLVVAEGRHLSVDVPAELSAAVEAVTPS
- a CDS encoding allantoate amidohydrolase, with amino-acid sequence MTGDLSARFRALWDEIAPIGRDADSGGYLRYALTAPELELRTWFRAQAERRAMPVTEDGNGNLFAHWGDPEGSDAVLTGSHFDSVPHGGAYDGPLGIVSAFLAVDELRAAGVTPVRPLMLGAFVEEEGARFGVPCLGSRLLTGALPPDRAAGLRDAAGVSFADALGDRPAGARPEVLGRIGVFVELHVEQGRALVDADAPVAVASAIWPHGRWRFDVVGEGNHAGTTVMADRRDPMLTYAFTVLAANKEARLRGAHATVGRVAVEPNATNAIPSKVTGWLDARAADQETLAGLVDAVRGKLAERARRDGTAVTVTEESATELVAFDGGLAKRLATLLDAPVLPTGAGHDAGVLAGHLPTAMLFVRNPTGVSHSPAESATDDDCAAGVRALARVLEELTCR